One genomic region from Pseudoduganella dura encodes:
- a CDS encoding pilus assembly PilX family protein, with protein sequence MYRRELPCNRERGVALIVTLVMLAAVLLLAATAAGMALMGEKAARAERDRHVALQSAEDALMDAERDIEQAGTARAALLAAPTDFVPGCGTGAALGLCAAVEAGAPPPWQAVDLADDGAGVALGRFTGAAMQTGEGALPMRRPRYIIERRPYHRPGEEAGTAPRFYYRVTAIGFGNREGVHVVLQSAWRRPGD encoded by the coding sequence ATGTACCGCCGGGAATTGCCGTGCAACCGCGAACGCGGCGTTGCACTGATCGTCACGCTGGTGATGCTGGCGGCCGTCCTGCTGCTGGCGGCAACGGCGGCTGGAATGGCCCTGATGGGCGAAAAGGCGGCGCGCGCCGAGCGGGACCGGCACGTGGCGCTGCAATCTGCGGAGGATGCGCTGATGGATGCGGAACGCGATATCGAGCAAGCCGGCACCGCGCGCGCGGCGCTGCTGGCGGCGCCCACGGACTTCGTGCCCGGTTGCGGCACCGGCGCGGCCCTGGGCCTGTGCGCGGCGGTGGAGGCGGGGGCGCCGCCGCCCTGGCAGGCGGTCGACCTGGCGGACGATGGCGCCGGCGTCGCGCTGGGCCGCTTCACCGGCGCGGCCATGCAGACGGGCGAAGGCGCGCTGCCGATGCGGCGGCCGCGCTACATCATCGAGCGGCGGCCCTACCACCGCCCGGGCGAGGAGGCCGGCACCGCGCCGCGCTTCTATTACCGCGTGACGGCCATCGGTTTCGGCAACCGGGAAGGGGTACACGTCGTGCTGCAGTCGGCCTGGCGCCGTCCCGGCGACTGA
- the pilV gene encoding type IV pilus modification protein PilV, whose protein sequence is MRHAAGFTLLEVLIALLVLALGLIGGTAMQLHAMRTRHESALLSAAVQIAAGMADRMRANAAQVPAVYLGVDYDAHANPVPVAPESTCRLGPCDPAGIARLDVHELGRQVRAALPAGRARICRDAQMYAGGRLRWTCTGGASDPVVVKIGWRGRRPDGTPERDGQGGRAPGVAVAVAGAWP, encoded by the coding sequence ATGCGCCACGCTGCCGGGTTCACGTTGCTGGAAGTGCTGATCGCATTGCTCGTGCTGGCGCTCGGCCTGATCGGCGGCACCGCGATGCAGTTGCACGCGATGCGCACGCGTCACGAATCGGCGCTGCTGTCGGCGGCGGTGCAGATCGCGGCGGGCATGGCCGATCGCATGCGCGCCAATGCCGCCCAGGTGCCGGCCGTCTACCTCGGCGTCGATTACGACGCCCATGCCAACCCCGTTCCAGTTGCGCCGGAGTCGACTTGCCGGCTCGGCCCGTGCGATCCGGCCGGGATTGCCCGGCTCGACGTCCATGAACTCGGGCGCCAGGTGCGCGCCGCGTTGCCGGCCGGCCGCGCGCGCATCTGCCGCGATGCGCAAATGTATGCGGGCGGCCGGCTGCGTTGGACGTGCACCGGTGGCGCATCCGACCCGGTCGTCGTCAAGATCGGCTGGCGCGGCAGGCGGCCGGACGGCACGCCGGAGCGCGACGGGCAGGGCGGCCGCGCGCCCGGCGTGGCGGTTGCCGTGGCGGGAGCCTGGCCATGA
- the nrdR gene encoding transcriptional regulator NrdR — protein sequence MKCPFCQHDEIHVLDTRVSEEGDAIKRRRRCGKCDKRFTTYERIELSMPFVVKKNGSRAEYAEAKLRGSLMLALRKRPVAAAAVDDAVKSIAEKLLTSGKREVDSNYIGELVMGELKRLDKVAYIRFASVYKNFEDLAEFQDAIEEAGQERKRQE from the coding sequence ATGAAATGTCCGTTCTGCCAGCACGATGAAATCCACGTCCTCGATACGCGCGTATCGGAGGAGGGGGACGCGATCAAGCGCCGGCGGCGCTGCGGCAAGTGCGACAAGCGCTTCACCACGTACGAGCGGATCGAACTTTCGATGCCGTTCGTGGTCAAGAAAAATGGCAGCCGGGCCGAGTACGCGGAGGCGAAGTTGCGCGGTAGCCTGATGCTCGCATTGCGCAAGCGTCCGGTCGCCGCCGCCGCCGTCGACGACGCGGTGAAATCGATCGCGGAAAAACTGCTCACGAGCGGCAAGCGCGAAGTCGATTCCAACTACATCGGCGAACTGGTGATGGGCGAGCTGAAGCGGCTCGACAAGGTGGCGTACATCCGCTTCGCTTCCGTCTACAAGAATTTCGAGGATCTCGCGGAATTCCAGGATGCGATCGAGGAAGCCGGCCAGGAGCGCAAGCGGCAGGAGTGA
- a CDS encoding pilus assembly protein, with product MMRSPNDIARPPSRGAPGIPHRRGGRIMPRLALVLAPGLILFCAACLPMDGASTPPVAIDDAPAATACDPGRIVQGPALAVPAAQLQPYGSVAATDAGVAPADAAVFRMANDLSAASGTLTRAPLVRGEDGAATLLAPQWDAAAVLAATPPAARRIYTLDPGARPPGATVPFEWARLSAAQRAALDRPPGAAEEAHGDGLGADRIAWLRGERALEGGTFRRRAGLLGDAVHSAPLYVGAGANAHGDAAYAAFQARTLRRPGAVYLGANDGMLHAFDADTGAELFAYVPAMLVPALSELPAPGYTHRAWVDGPLGAGEAFIRDAWRSVLVAAPGAGAQGLFALDVTDPAGFDTGLGALWEFTQRDDAAIGNVMQPAQVGRLKLRTRDGVPQYRHFALAGNGLNSYAADGAQGAPHGSLFLLALDKPAAERWRLDTNYYRLDTPPGDPMLPSGLGAPALVADDNGVVRHAYAGDLQGNLWRFDFTRNAPWRTNPALQPVFSARDAAGRPQPITQPPKIVYAEGGGYLVLFGTGSLYGRAERDPARFAPQSYYAIHDDPAAPPPAAPPGRADLLERRLEGRAGDADFAVAGRLAPIGAGGRARGWFLDFAGGTDAGTGSGERSIAAGAIVDGKLVFTTVVPGADACADSASRLYVLDTLAGLPVDGGGTASARGVTGLLMPEPVQGVPLLLPGARQRTPRAPAGRVDVGRTTAIVPFGPASGMPLAGASSSATWPAGRLAWREVANWHQLHRAAAALSPRGQR from the coding sequence ATGATGCGCAGTCCAAACGACATTGCCCGGCCGCCATCGCGCGGCGCTCCCGGCATCCCGCACCGCCGCGGTGGACGGATCATGCCGCGCCTGGCGCTCGTGCTCGCGCCCGGCCTCATCCTGTTCTGCGCCGCCTGCCTGCCGATGGATGGCGCGAGCACGCCGCCGGTCGCGATCGACGATGCCCCCGCCGCAACGGCATGCGATCCCGGCCGCATCGTGCAGGGGCCGGCGCTGGCCGTTCCCGCGGCGCAGCTGCAACCCTACGGCTCCGTGGCCGCCACGGATGCCGGCGTGGCGCCCGCCGATGCGGCCGTCTTCCGCATGGCGAACGACCTGTCGGCCGCCAGCGGCACACTGACCCGGGCGCCGCTGGTGCGCGGTGAAGACGGCGCCGCCACGCTGCTGGCGCCGCAGTGGGATGCGGCGGCGGTCCTTGCGGCCACGCCGCCGGCCGCGCGCCGTATCTACACGCTCGACCCCGGCGCCCGGCCGCCTGGCGCGACCGTGCCGTTCGAGTGGGCGCGGCTGTCGGCGGCGCAGCGGGCCGCGCTGGACCGGCCGCCCGGCGCGGCGGAGGAGGCGCATGGCGACGGGCTCGGCGCGGACCGCATCGCGTGGCTGCGCGGCGAGCGCGCGCTGGAAGGCGGCACCTTCCGCCGCCGGGCCGGCCTGCTGGGCGATGCGGTGCACAGTGCGCCGCTGTATGTGGGCGCCGGCGCCAACGCGCACGGCGATGCGGCTTATGCCGCGTTCCAAGCGCGAACGCTGCGGCGCCCCGGCGCCGTCTACCTGGGCGCGAACGACGGCATGCTGCATGCCTTCGACGCCGATACCGGTGCCGAACTGTTCGCCTACGTGCCGGCGATGCTGGTGCCGGCGCTGAGCGAACTGCCGGCGCCGGGGTACACGCACCGCGCCTGGGTCGACGGGCCGCTGGGCGCCGGCGAGGCATTCATCCGCGACGCGTGGCGCAGCGTGCTGGTGGCGGCCCCCGGCGCCGGCGCCCAGGGGTTGTTCGCGCTCGACGTGACCGATCCGGCCGGTTTCGATACCGGCCTGGGCGCATTGTGGGAGTTCACGCAGCGCGACGACGCGGCCATCGGCAACGTGATGCAGCCGGCGCAGGTGGGGCGCCTGAAGCTGCGCACCCGCGACGGCGTGCCCCAGTACCGGCACTTCGCGCTCGCCGGCAACGGCTTGAACAGCTACGCCGCGGATGGCGCGCAAGGCGCCCCGCATGGTTCGCTGTTCCTGCTGGCGCTGGACAAGCCGGCGGCCGAACGCTGGCGGCTGGACACCAACTACTACCGCCTCGATACGCCGCCCGGCGATCCCATGCTGCCGTCCGGCCTGGGCGCCCCGGCACTGGTAGCCGACGACAACGGGGTGGTGCGCCATGCCTATGCCGGCGACCTGCAGGGCAACCTGTGGCGCTTCGATTTCACCCGCAACGCGCCGTGGCGCACGAACCCGGCATTGCAGCCGGTATTCTCCGCCCGCGATGCGGCCGGCCGTCCACAGCCGATCACGCAGCCGCCGAAGATCGTGTATGCGGAAGGCGGCGGCTACCTGGTGCTGTTCGGCACCGGCAGCCTGTATGGCAGGGCGGAACGCGATCCGGCGCGCTTCGCGCCGCAGTCGTACTACGCGATCCACGACGACCCGGCCGCCCCGCCGCCGGCCGCGCCGCCGGGCCGTGCCGACCTGCTCGAGCGGCGCCTCGAAGGGCGGGCGGGGGATGCGGACTTTGCCGTCGCCGGCCGGCTGGCCCCGATCGGCGCGGGCGGCCGCGCCAGGGGCTGGTTCCTGGATTTCGCCGGTGGCACCGATGCCGGTACCGGTTCGGGCGAGCGCAGCATCGCCGCCGGCGCGATCGTCGACGGCAAGCTGGTATTCACCACCGTCGTTCCCGGGGCCGATGCCTGCGCGGACAGCGCCAGCCGCCTGTATGTGCTCGATACGCTGGCCGGCCTGCCGGTGGACGGCGGCGGCACGGCATCGGCCCGCGGCGTGACCGGCTTGCTGATGCCCGAGCCGGTGCAGGGCGTGCCGCTGTTGTTGCCTGGTGCCCGCCAGCGCACGCCGCGCGCGCCGGCCGGCCGCGTCGACGTCGGCCGCACGACGGCGATCGTGCCTTTTGGCCCGGCAAGCGGCATGCCGCTTGCCGGGGCCAGCAGCAGTGCCACGTGGCCGGCCGGCCGGCTGGCCTGGCGCGAAGTGGCGAACTGGCACCAGCTGCACCGCGCCGCCGCCGCTCTTTCCCCGCGGGGGCAGCGATGA
- the ribD gene encoding bifunctional diaminohydroxyphosphoribosylaminopyrimidine deaminase/5-amino-6-(5-phosphoribosylamino)uracil reductase RibD, which yields MRLALQWAEKGLYTTSPNPHIGCVIVKDGVVIGAGVTQPAGQDHAEIQALKDAGRRGIDVRGATAYVTLEPCSHYGRTPPCCDALVRSGLKRVVAAMEDPNPLVAGRGMARLAQAGIEVSSGLLAAEAHELNIGFFSRMTRQLPWVRMKTAASLDGMTALHNGQSQWITGEAARADGHAWRARACAILTGIGTVKADDPQLNVRAVATPRQPRRIVVDSRLDIDPGARVLQGGGTWVVSAVTDHDREARLRDTGAEIITLPNAHGKVDLAELMRELARRQVNELHVEAGLKLNGSLIRERCVDELLLYLAPALLGDAQGMFALPALADLAGKYPLTFHEAKMLGDDLRILARFTRTTQSTNQ from the coding sequence ATGCGCCTCGCGCTGCAATGGGCGGAGAAGGGCCTGTACACCACGTCGCCCAACCCGCACATCGGCTGCGTCATCGTGAAGGACGGCGTCGTCATCGGCGCCGGCGTCACGCAGCCGGCAGGGCAGGATCACGCGGAAATCCAGGCGCTCAAGGATGCCGGCCGCCGCGGCATCGACGTGCGCGGCGCCACCGCCTACGTGACGCTGGAGCCGTGCAGCCATTACGGCCGCACCCCGCCGTGCTGCGATGCGCTGGTGCGATCCGGCCTGAAGCGGGTGGTGGCGGCGATGGAAGACCCGAACCCGCTGGTGGCCGGCCGGGGCATGGCGCGGCTGGCGCAGGCCGGCATCGAAGTGTCGTCCGGCCTGCTCGCCGCCGAAGCGCATGAACTGAACATCGGCTTCTTCTCGCGCATGACGCGGCAACTGCCGTGGGTGCGGATGAAAACGGCCGCCAGCCTGGATGGCATGACGGCGCTGCACAACGGCCAGAGCCAGTGGATCACCGGCGAAGCCGCGCGGGCCGATGGCCATGCCTGGCGCGCCCGCGCCTGCGCGATCCTGACCGGCATCGGTACCGTCAAGGCCGACGACCCGCAACTGAACGTGCGCGCGGTGGCCACGCCGCGCCAGCCGCGCCGCATCGTCGTCGACAGCCGGCTCGATATCGATCCGGGGGCCCGCGTGCTGCAGGGCGGCGGCACCTGGGTCGTGTCGGCCGTGACCGATCACGACCGCGAGGCGCGGCTGCGCGATACCGGCGCCGAAATCATCACGCTGCCGAATGCGCACGGCAAGGTCGACCTGGCCGAGCTGATGCGCGAGCTGGCGCGGCGCCAGGTCAATGAACTGCACGTGGAGGCGGGCCTGAAGCTGAACGGCTCGCTGATACGCGAACGGTGTGTCGACGAGCTGCTGCTGTACCTGGCGCCCGCGCTGCTCGGCGATGCGCAGGGCATGTTCGCGCTGCCGGCGCTGGCCGACCTGGCCGGCAAGTACCCGCTGACCTTCCATGAGGCGAAGATGCTGGGCGACGACCTGCGCATCCTGGCCCGCTTCACCCGGACAACCCAGTCAACCAACCAATAA
- a CDS encoding type IV pilin protein — MNARGGFTLVELMVALAVAGALAAVAYPGYQLHVIRTKRTEAQVALQAVMHQQERYFTQNNRYVAFGAGVDGPEARLFRWWSGATPAASAYEIIGRACGSEDIADCVELVAIPGTDRVDNRYRDPSCDRLILTSTGMHLATGPATRCWR, encoded by the coding sequence ATGAATGCGCGCGGTGGCTTCACGCTGGTCGAACTGATGGTCGCGCTCGCGGTGGCCGGCGCGCTGGCGGCGGTGGCGTATCCCGGCTACCAGCTGCACGTGATCCGCACCAAGCGCACCGAGGCGCAGGTGGCGCTGCAGGCGGTGATGCACCAGCAGGAGCGCTACTTCACGCAGAACAACCGGTACGTTGCGTTCGGCGCGGGCGTGGACGGGCCCGAAGCACGGCTGTTCCGCTGGTGGTCCGGCGCCACACCCGCCGCCAGCGCCTATGAAATCATCGGCCGGGCCTGCGGCAGCGAAGACATCGCCGACTGCGTGGAACTCGTCGCCATCCCCGGCACCGACCGGGTGGACAACCGCTACAGGGACCCCTCATGCGATCGACTGATCCTCACCAGCACCGGCATGCACCTGGCCACCGGTCCCGCCACCCGCTGCTGGCGCTGA
- a CDS encoding GspH/FimT family pseudopilin: MRSTDPHQHRHAPGHRSRHPLLALRRSPAFTLVEMLVAASIAAILLGAAVPGFRAMLERHAVRAAAADLLAALHLARSQAIGRGVNIVVAPVDPAGVAWRDGWAVFADTDGDARPGPGETVLFRRGPAPDGLRIWSRLTHTAPPWYVAYNSAGRSCRAGNSLAANWGTLSLQLGSVQRNVKINMLGRARLCDPRVESGCDPAGE; the protein is encoded by the coding sequence ATGCGATCGACTGATCCTCACCAGCACCGGCATGCACCTGGCCACCGGTCCCGCCACCCGCTGCTGGCGCTGAGGCGTTCGCCGGCATTCACGCTGGTGGAAATGCTGGTCGCCGCGAGCATCGCCGCCATCCTGCTGGGCGCGGCGGTGCCGGGCTTTCGCGCGATGCTGGAACGCCACGCGGTGCGTGCCGCCGCCGCCGACCTGCTGGCGGCGCTGCACCTGGCCCGTTCGCAGGCGATCGGCCGCGGCGTGAACATCGTCGTGGCGCCCGTCGATCCGGCCGGCGTGGCCTGGCGCGACGGCTGGGCCGTGTTCGCCGATACCGATGGCGACGCGCGGCCCGGGCCGGGCGAAACGGTGCTGTTCCGGCGCGGCCCGGCACCCGACGGCCTGCGCATCTGGTCGCGGCTGACCCACACTGCGCCGCCCTGGTATGTCGCCTATAATAGTGCGGGCCGCAGTTGCCGCGCCGGCAACAGCCTGGCTGCGAACTGGGGCACGCTGTCACTGCAGCTCGGCAGTGTCCAGCGCAACGTCAAGATCAACATGCTGGGCCGTGCGCGGCTGTGCGACCCGCGGGTGGAATCGGGCTGCGACCCGGCCGGCGAATAG
- a CDS encoding PilW family protein produces the protein MRPAMNGGAPRATQRTIGRPACPGSPQAGVGLPEMLVALGLGLAVTLAASAMLLLANRDFVHHAANTRLDDGGRYALELIARAVRQAAWSDLESGAPPADGDAGIGGLDNRTLPRMGAGFGGALAAPDAVRGSDVLAVHFGGLGSGSGDGSVVDCAGFAVGGGEPGWSIFYVGVADDGETELRCKYRAQSGNWNADAIVRGVDSFQVLYGIDTGDPRDGIADRYLNASAVRALDAGMALEGATPAEQAQDLRRKTHWKRVATVRVALLLHGEARSRAGAPPVRYQLFGTPAEAGDPGTVVDEATLPVALRLRARRLFEQSVQLRNQDG, from the coding sequence ATGAGGCCGGCGATGAACGGCGGCGCGCCGCGGGCCACGCAGCGCACTATCGGCCGGCCGGCATGCCCCGGTTCCCCGCAGGCCGGCGTGGGCCTCCCCGAGATGCTGGTGGCGCTGGGCCTCGGGCTCGCCGTCACGCTGGCGGCATCGGCGATGCTGCTGCTGGCGAACCGCGATTTCGTGCACCATGCGGCCAATACACGCCTCGATGACGGCGGGCGCTATGCGCTGGAGCTGATCGCCCGGGCAGTGCGGCAGGCGGCATGGTCCGATCTCGAAAGCGGCGCACCGCCGGCCGATGGCGACGCCGGGATCGGCGGCCTGGACAACCGCACGCTGCCGCGAATGGGCGCCGGCTTCGGCGGCGCGCTGGCGGCACCGGATGCCGTGCGCGGCAGCGACGTTCTGGCCGTGCATTTCGGCGGACTCGGCAGCGGCAGCGGCGATGGTTCCGTGGTCGATTGCGCCGGCTTCGCGGTCGGCGGCGGTGAGCCGGGCTGGAGCATTTTTTATGTCGGCGTCGCCGACGACGGCGAGACCGAACTGCGCTGCAAGTACCGTGCGCAGTCGGGCAACTGGAATGCCGATGCGATCGTGCGCGGCGTCGATTCGTTCCAGGTCCTGTACGGCATCGATACCGGCGACCCGCGCGACGGCATTGCCGACCGCTACCTGAACGCCTCCGCGGTCCGGGCACTCGATGCCGGCATGGCGCTGGAAGGCGCGACGCCGGCGGAGCAGGCGCAGGACTTGCGCCGCAAGACCCACTGGAAACGCGTGGCGACGGTGCGCGTGGCGTTGCTGCTGCACGGCGAGGCGCGATCGCGCGCCGGTGCGCCGCCGGTGCGCTACCAGCTGTTCGGCACGCCGGCCGAGGCAGGCGACCCCGGCACCGTGGTTGACGAAGCCACGCTGCCCGTGGCGCTGCGGCTGCGCGCGCGGCGGCTGTTCGAGCAGTCCGTGCAGTTACGCAACCAGGACGGCTGA